From one Citrobacter sp. Marseille-Q6884 genomic stretch:
- the tssF gene encoding type VI secretion system baseplate subunit TssF has protein sequence MEDLTLRYFDAEMRYLREAAKEFAQTHPDRAAMLDLDKAGTPDPYVERLFEGFAFSMGRLREKIDDDLPELTEGLVSMLWPHYLRTIPSLSVVALTPALHAMKMAELVPAGLEVYSRPVGPKNTVCRYRTTQNVMLNPLSISGITMTTEPDGRSLLRMRFACSSQADWSHANLSHLSLYLGADAPVNSQLHLMLTKRQAALYMRLPGQTDRIRLDGYFSPGGFGEEDGLWPKGETAFSGYQLLLEYFTFRDKFMFVHLNGLDGITPPAGTEYFDIEVVFTTPWLSDMPVTDDAIRLHCVPVINLFTLEADPLTITGLESEYLLRPKRLQDGHTEIYAVDSVTGSNRIHDAEYVPFSSFRHKGGMMRRHAPPRYYHTRVKRGVTGLYDTWLILGGHQWEDDRLVDREAVSLQITGTNGQLPRRALQSTLLDRCEQIVDTQLSVRNLCKPTLPVYPPAEDRFHWRVLSHLGSGFLNMMSTAEVLRGTLALYNWQDDELNTRRLEAIQHVAHHRLQRFEQGYLLRGLDIEVTLDSNGFTGEGDIHLFGEMLNRFFALYADMNQFNQLTLIVQPEGKCIRWKENHSPRLPN, from the coding sequence ATGGAAGATTTAACCCTGCGTTATTTCGATGCAGAAATGCGCTATCTGCGTGAAGCTGCAAAAGAGTTTGCACAGACCCACCCGGACCGGGCAGCGATGCTGGATCTGGACAAAGCGGGCACACCGGATCCGTATGTTGAACGCCTGTTTGAAGGCTTTGCCTTCTCAATGGGACGATTGCGCGAAAAGATTGACGATGACTTGCCAGAACTGACCGAAGGGCTGGTCAGTATGCTCTGGCCACATTACTTGCGGACCATTCCGTCGCTGTCGGTAGTCGCCCTCACGCCAGCTCTGCATGCGATGAAAATGGCGGAACTCGTACCTGCGGGTCTGGAAGTGTATTCCCGCCCGGTGGGGCCGAAAAACACCGTCTGCCGCTATCGCACCACGCAGAATGTGATGCTTAACCCTCTGAGTATCTCAGGCATTACCATGACCACCGAACCTGATGGTCGCTCACTGTTACGGATGCGGTTTGCCTGCAGCAGTCAGGCGGACTGGTCCCATGCCAATCTCAGCCATTTGAGCCTGTATCTCGGGGCGGATGCACCGGTCAACAGTCAATTACATCTGATGCTGACGAAGCGGCAGGCTGCATTGTATATGCGCCTGCCCGGGCAGACCGACCGTATCCGTCTTGATGGCTATTTCTCACCGGGTGGATTTGGTGAGGAAGACGGTCTGTGGCCAAAAGGCGAAACGGCGTTCAGCGGTTACCAGTTGCTGCTCGAGTACTTTACCTTCCGGGACAAGTTTATGTTTGTCCATCTCAATGGGCTGGACGGTATTACGCCACCGGCCGGGACGGAATATTTCGACATTGAAGTGGTGTTCACTACGCCCTGGTTATCAGATATGCCGGTCACTGATGACGCTATTCGCCTGCACTGCGTACCGGTTATTAATCTTTTTACCCTGGAAGCGGATCCCCTCACCATTACGGGTCTTGAAAGTGAATATCTGCTGCGGCCCAAACGGCTGCAGGACGGGCATACTGAGATTTATGCCGTGGATTCTGTCACCGGCTCAAATCGGATCCATGACGCGGAGTACGTCCCGTTCAGCAGCTTCCGCCACAAAGGCGGGATGATGCGTCGTCATGCACCGCCACGTTACTACCACACCCGTGTGAAACGCGGTGTCACCGGGCTGTATGACACCTGGCTTATTCTGGGTGGTCATCAATGGGAAGATGACCGGCTTGTGGATCGCGAAGCCGTATCGCTACAAATTACGGGCACTAATGGTCAATTACCGCGTCGGGCGCTCCAGAGCACGCTGCTTGACCGCTGTGAACAGATCGTCGATACGCAGCTCTCGGTGCGCAATCTCTGTAAGCCCACGCTGCCGGTCTATCCACCTGCAGAAGACCGTTTTCACTGGCGGGTATTGAGTCACCTCGGCTCAGGCTTCCTGAATATGATGAGCACCGCCGAAGTGCTGCGCGGTACTCTGGCGCTGTATAACTGGCAGGACGATGAACTGAATACCCGGCGTCTGGAGGCAATACAGCATGTGGCGCATCATCGCTTGCAGCGATTCGAGCAGGGCTATCTGCTACGGGGGCTGGATATTGAAGTAACGCTCGACAGTAACGGATTTACTGGCGAAGGCGATATCCATTTATTCGGCGAAATGCTTAACCGTTTTTTTGCGCTCTATGCCGACATGAACCAGTTTAACCAGCTTACCCTTATCGTTCAGCCAGAAGGAAAATGCATCCGGTGGAAAGAGAACCACAGTCCGCGCCTGCCCAACTAA
- the tssG gene encoding type VI secretion system baseplate subunit TssG — MHPVEREPQSAPAQLIAQLGDRLPHLNFYRFCQLLEQSQPDKPVIGSTWQLRHEPVRFRPHAGMGFPASEIKGGEPPESPHLPPTIRITFMGLYGVESPLPTHYIDDITQRREGYEVTADFLDIFNHRLIAQYYRIWRKYSYPASFEEGGKDSISQYLLGLAGLGIDGCTDSIATPASRFLALLPVMLLPGRTAEGMASLVRLLAPNTQAKIWHHDKRRIPLKKPLTMSISHPVTLTNRPVMGNYVTDVNSQVLMRLTTADPNEVQEWLPGGALHTDLMALLHVWLGSRLDVRLQLSVERSLLPDATMSSKPKAGAVQLGRTAVMRPLNSVHTTKYPKTITINLGRYERVQENIHRRETDEDGDYRW, encoded by the coding sequence ATGCATCCGGTGGAAAGAGAACCACAGTCCGCGCCTGCCCAACTAATCGCGCAGTTGGGCGACCGGCTGCCGCACCTTAACTTTTACCGTTTTTGCCAGTTACTGGAGCAGAGCCAGCCGGATAAACCCGTGATCGGCAGCACCTGGCAGTTGCGTCATGAACCGGTGCGCTTCCGGCCACATGCAGGGATGGGGTTCCCGGCATCCGAAATCAAAGGGGGTGAACCACCTGAGTCTCCGCACCTGCCACCCACGATACGTATCACCTTTATGGGGCTATACGGCGTCGAGTCCCCGTTGCCTACGCACTATATCGATGACATCACCCAGCGGCGGGAAGGTTACGAGGTGACCGCCGATTTCCTTGATATCTTCAACCACCGACTGATTGCTCAGTATTATCGTATCTGGCGTAAATACTCATACCCGGCGAGTTTTGAAGAGGGCGGTAAAGACAGCATATCGCAGTACCTGTTGGGGCTGGCCGGGCTCGGGATTGACGGCTGTACGGACAGTATCGCAACACCGGCTTCACGTTTTCTGGCGCTGTTGCCGGTCATGCTATTGCCGGGACGTACTGCGGAAGGGATGGCTTCATTGGTACGCCTGCTGGCGCCCAATACGCAGGCCAAAATCTGGCACCATGACAAACGTCGTATACCGCTGAAGAAGCCGCTCACCATGAGCATTAGTCATCCAGTCACCCTGACAAACCGTCCGGTGATGGGAAACTATGTCACCGATGTGAATAGCCAGGTGTTGATGAGGCTGACTACCGCTGATCCAAATGAGGTACAAGAGTGGTTGCCGGGGGGCGCGCTTCATACAGACTTAATGGCGCTGCTGCATGTCTGGCTTGGTTCACGCCTTGATGTACGCCTGCAACTGAGTGTCGAGCGCAGTCTGCTGCCTGACGCCACGATGAGCAGTAAACCCAAAGCAGGTGCGGTACAACTGGGCCGTACAGCGGTGATGCGACCACTGAATTCGGTGCATACGACAAAATACCCAAAAACAATAACCATCAACCTGGGGCGCTATGAGCGAGTTCAGGAAAACATTCACCGCAGGGAGACCGATGAAGATGGCGATTACCGCTGGTAA
- the tssJ gene encoding type VI secretion system lipoprotein TssJ gives MAITAGKFPQAMLAAGITLILAGCGLTQSVTEGTVAVTRSIFYKQVKILHLDIRAREAVNSNAGGVALSTVVRIYQLKDRKTFDSTDYPSLFKADSQAINADLVAEKDIRLQPGGTVMVDMPMEESAQYVAVAGMFMSPDQEKNTWRVVLSRDDLDPDNARVIEAGNNQLTLVAVKDK, from the coding sequence ATGGCGATTACCGCTGGTAAATTCCCCCAGGCCATGCTGGCCGCGGGCATCACACTGATACTGGCAGGCTGTGGGCTGACCCAGAGCGTCACAGAGGGTACCGTCGCTGTGACCCGGTCAATTTTTTATAAACAGGTGAAAATCCTTCACCTGGACATACGTGCGCGCGAGGCGGTGAATAGCAATGCGGGTGGCGTGGCGCTGTCCACCGTCGTGCGTATTTATCAGTTGAAAGACCGCAAAACCTTCGACAGTACCGACTACCCGTCACTGTTTAAGGCTGACAGTCAGGCCATCAATGCCGATTTGGTGGCAGAGAAGGATATCCGCCTGCAGCCCGGAGGGACGGTGATGGTTGATATGCCAATGGAGGAAAGTGCGCAGTATGTGGCGGTGGCAGGGATGTTTATGTCGCCAGACCAGGAGAAAAACACCTGGCGCGTCGTGTTGAGTCGTGATGATCTTGACCCGGATAACGCCCGCGTCATTGAGGCCGGTAATAACCAGTTAACGCTGGTAGCGGTAAAGGATAAATGA
- the tssE gene encoding type VI secretion system baseplate subunit TssE — translation MPRPSLYETLFGNFTGGLDMCQVSEQNQVILSVLDNMQCILNCRAGSLAHLPDYGLPDMTKILQGMPGTAHQLMSTLSSVLLKYEPRLKNITVTLLDQTQPGELCYAIDAELKGLGLVRYGTEFMPEGRVLLRHLRQQQYL, via the coding sequence ATGCCACGTCCTTCTCTCTATGAAACCCTCTTTGGTAACTTCACCGGTGGTCTTGATATGTGCCAGGTCAGTGAACAAAACCAGGTGATTTTATCCGTGCTCGATAACATGCAGTGCATTCTTAACTGTCGCGCAGGCTCGCTGGCCCACTTGCCGGACTATGGTCTGCCGGATATGACCAAAATCCTGCAGGGAATGCCAGGAACCGCTCATCAACTGATGAGTACGCTGTCGTCTGTATTGCTGAAGTACGAGCCAAGACTGAAAAATATTACGGTCACATTGCTCGATCAGACTCAGCCGGGTGAACTGTGCTACGCCATTGATGCAGAACTAAAAGGCCTTGGGCTGGTTCGCTATGGAACGGAGTTTATGCCGGAAGGACGCGTCCTGCTTCGTCACCTGAGGCAACAGCAATATCTTTGA
- a CDS encoding VasL domain-containing protein, which produces MNDIHSRKINTGGDPRPLADYAALRDELAKLSHPARPDVDWGRVEQLSLSLFRQNGVELQTLCWYTLARTRITGLAGLNEGLAILEALLTHQWGTFWPQPVHARMEILTGFSQRLQAVLRTLNLNYGDLPQVYKAEEYLNAIRERLQRLELKNASQIGDLCAFMHNAVIRLENIDASNSMPVTVPLSASSVGLTEPLVYIVHEAPVVPQVVTESGEPTRSRPWRSFVGGALAMLVLGSTGLWGWQKLTPPPSSPLPVVANESSLEALSQFSPLWLQNYGFVLAASAAPSDAEKLKAQWQRYIRSHAISDSSLAGWHAGMDGLQALTQRLNALDERKGKYLTGSELKSMVFTITQDFSRATPVEEQLFLLSQFPSGTPLPDAQILQTDMHLSQLINRYMLIKQRAETSTP; this is translated from the coding sequence ATGAATGACATTCACTCCCGTAAAATTAATACTGGCGGCGATCCGCGCCCGCTGGCGGATTATGCCGCTTTGCGCGATGAGCTTGCTAAACTTTCCCATCCTGCGCGACCTGATGTTGACTGGGGGCGCGTTGAGCAATTGAGCCTGTCATTGTTTCGCCAGAACGGTGTTGAGCTGCAAACTCTGTGCTGGTATACGCTGGCGCGCACACGAATTACCGGGCTGGCAGGGCTTAATGAAGGCCTGGCGATTCTGGAAGCGTTGCTGACCCATCAATGGGGAACGTTCTGGCCGCAGCCGGTTCACGCCAGAATGGAGATTCTCACCGGATTCAGTCAGCGCCTGCAGGCGGTATTGCGAACGCTAAACCTGAATTATGGTGATTTGCCACAGGTTTACAAAGCGGAAGAGTACCTCAATGCTATACGTGAGCGTCTACAGCGTCTGGAGTTGAAAAACGCCAGCCAGATAGGGGATCTGTGTGCATTTATGCACAATGCGGTTATACGCCTTGAAAATATCGATGCGAGCAACAGTATGCCGGTTACAGTGCCGTTGTCGGCGTCATCCGTTGGCTTAACTGAACCGCTGGTGTACATAGTCCATGAGGCTCCCGTTGTGCCACAGGTCGTGACTGAGTCAGGTGAACCCACTCGCTCGCGGCCGTGGAGAAGCTTTGTGGGTGGGGCGCTGGCCATGCTGGTGTTGGGATCTACGGGATTGTGGGGCTGGCAGAAACTCACCCCTCCACCCAGCAGCCCGTTGCCCGTTGTGGCAAATGAATCATCCCTGGAGGCGTTGTCACAGTTTTCGCCGCTGTGGCTACAGAATTACGGTTTCGTGCTGGCTGCATCCGCAGCACCTTCAGATGCTGAAAAATTGAAAGCTCAGTGGCAGCGTTATATCAGGAGTCATGCCATATCTGATTCATCGCTCGCTGGCTGGCATGCGGGAATGGACGGCCTTCAGGCATTAACGCAGCGTCTGAACGCCCTTGATGAGCGTAAAGGCAAATACCTGACTGGCTCAGAACTGAAGTCGATGGTATTTACCATCACACAAGACTTTAGTCGTGCGACGCCTGTTGAAGAGCAACTTTTCCTACTCAGCCAATTTCCCTCCGGGACGCCACTACCAGACGCTCAAATATTGCAAACGGATATGCATCTTAGCCAGCTCATTAACCGTTATATGCTGATAAAACAGCGAGCAGAAACTTCAACACCGTAA
- the ompC gene encoding porin OmpC codes for MKRKVLALIVPALLAAGAANAAEIYNKDGNKLDLYGKVDGLHYFSDNANDDGDMTYVRLGFKGETQINDVLTGFGQWEYNIQANTTEKDHGNSWTRLGFAGLGFGENGTFDYGRNYGVVYDVEAWTDMLPEFGGDTWAQTDVYMTGRTNNVATYRNKGFFGQVDGLNFALQYQGNNENPGSGEGTGNTGGRKLSKENGDGYGMSTSYDFDFGLSLGAAYSHSDRTNNQVAHGSHDKNSVTAGGDTADSWTVGAKYDANNIYLAAMYAETRNMTAYGDADGIANKTQNFEVTAQYQFDFGLRPAISYLLSKGQDLGGQSVDKNGVYQYTDKDLVEYVDIGATYYFNKNMSTYVDYKINLLDADDSFYANNGISTDDIVAVGLVYQF; via the coding sequence ATGAAAAGAAAAGTACTGGCACTTATCGTCCCGGCTTTATTAGCCGCTGGTGCAGCAAACGCAGCTGAAATTTATAATAAAGATGGCAATAAACTTGATCTCTACGGAAAAGTTGATGGCCTGCATTATTTTTCTGATAACGCGAATGACGATGGCGACATGACCTATGTTCGTCTGGGTTTTAAAGGTGAAACACAGATCAATGATGTGCTGACTGGCTTTGGTCAGTGGGAATATAACATCCAGGCTAATACAACTGAAAAAGATCATGGGAACTCATGGACGCGTCTGGGATTTGCCGGTCTGGGCTTCGGTGAGAATGGTACCTTTGATTACGGCCGTAATTACGGTGTTGTTTACGATGTTGAAGCATGGACAGATATGCTGCCAGAGTTTGGTGGCGATACCTGGGCTCAAACCGATGTTTACATGACTGGCCGTACTAATAACGTTGCCACTTATCGTAACAAGGGCTTCTTTGGTCAGGTTGACGGTTTAAACTTTGCACTGCAATACCAGGGTAACAATGAAAACCCAGGCTCTGGCGAAGGTACAGGTAATACCGGTGGCCGTAAATTGTCCAAAGAGAACGGCGACGGTTACGGTATGTCTACCTCTTATGATTTTGATTTTGGCTTAAGTTTAGGGGCTGCCTACTCTCATTCAGACCGTACCAATAATCAGGTCGCGCACGGTTCTCACGACAAAAACAGTGTCACTGCAGGCGGTGATACCGCTGATTCCTGGACCGTCGGTGCTAAATATGATGCAAACAATATTTACCTGGCCGCCATGTATGCGGAAACCCGCAATATGACCGCGTATGGCGACGCTGACGGCATCGCCAATAAAACACAGAACTTTGAAGTGACAGCTCAGTATCAATTTGACTTTGGTCTGCGCCCTGCTATCTCTTATCTGCTGTCTAAAGGCCAGGATCTGGGCGGCCAGAGTGTAGATAAAAACGGCGTCTACCAATACACCGATAAAGATCTGGTGGAATATGTGGATATTGGCGCGACTTACTACTTTAACAAAAACATGTCTACCTACGTTGATTATAAAATCAACCTGCTGGATGCAGACGATAGCTTCTACGCTAATAATGGTATCTCAACGGATGACATTGTTGCCGTTGGTTTAGTCTACCAGTTCTAA
- a CDS encoding phosphohydrolase, which yields MDLQHWQRQFETWLRRHHVDQDAAHDLFHFRRVWITAQTLGDGVEVDWLVVLTACYFHDLISLPKNHPDRHRSSVLAAQETCRVLTRDFPDFPVDRLPAVSHAIEAHSFSAKITPESIEAKIVQDADRLEALGAIGLARVFAVSGSLGVALFDAEDPFAQHRELNDKQYALDHFQTKLLTLPLTMQTEHGRHLAQHNADFLLTYMAKLSAELKGDYEMLDLAAIQPLNARQQR from the coding sequence ATGGATTTACAACATTGGCAGCGGCAGTTTGAAACCTGGTTACGCAGACATCATGTTGACCAGGATGCCGCTCATGACCTTTTTCATTTTCGTCGGGTGTGGATAACAGCACAAACGTTGGGTGACGGTGTTGAGGTTGACTGGCTGGTGGTTCTGACAGCGTGTTATTTCCATGACCTGATCAGCTTGCCGAAAAATCATCCTGACCGACATCGTTCATCGGTGCTGGCCGCGCAGGAAACCTGCCGTGTGTTGACGCGAGACTTTCCTGATTTTCCCGTGGATCGTTTACCTGCTGTCAGTCATGCCATTGAAGCGCACAGTTTTAGTGCCAAAATCACACCCGAGAGCATTGAAGCAAAAATTGTGCAGGATGCAGACAGACTTGAAGCACTTGGCGCAATTGGTCTGGCTCGCGTATTTGCGGTTTCCGGTTCCCTCGGTGTCGCGCTGTTTGATGCAGAAGATCCCTTTGCACAACATCGGGAGCTTAACGATAAGCAGTATGCGCTCGATCATTTCCAGACCAAGCTGTTAACGTTGCCGCTGACAATGCAAACCGAGCACGGTCGGCATTTGGCGCAACATAATGCAGACTTTTTGTTGACGTACATGGCGAAATTAAGCGCGGAGCTGAAAGGGGACTATGAGATGTTGGATCTTGCCGCGATTCAGCCTCTTAACGCGCGCCAGCAGCGATAA
- a CDS encoding DNA cytosine methyltransferase: MQDNFSVAGSINLMTDDNGVAVQVILAKLLEIYDVKTLVAHLNGIGENRWSPAIFKRVVANETWHRLSERELAHLHTLLPTPPAHHPHYAFRFIDLFAGIGGIRRGFEAIGGQCVLTSEWNKHAVRTYKANNYCDPHQHHFNEDIRDITLSHHDGVSDQQAAEHICQHVPEHDVLLAGFPCQPFSLAGVSKKNALGRAHGFACDTQGTLFFDVVRILDARRPAIFVLENVKNLKSHDQGKTFRIIMQTLDELGYDVADAADNGPDDPKIIDGQHFLPQHRERIVLVGFRRDLNLKTDFTLRNIVTRYPQRRVTLAELLEPTVDAKYILTPVLWKYLYRYAKKHQARGNGFGYGMVYPGNPDSVTRTLSARYYKDGAEILIDRGWDMALGEQDFDDPQNQRHRPRRLTPRECARLMGFESPQGYQFRIPVSDTQAYRQFGNSVVVPAFAAVAKLLEPKIKQAVALREKETLHGRRSR; the protein is encoded by the coding sequence ATGCAGGATAATTTTTCAGTAGCAGGCTCCATAAACCTGATGACAGACGATAACGGGGTCGCCGTACAGGTGATTTTGGCTAAGTTGCTTGAAATATATGACGTAAAAACGCTGGTTGCCCATCTTAATGGCATCGGCGAGAACCGCTGGAGTCCGGCAATCTTCAAGCGCGTGGTCGCGAATGAAACATGGCATCGCCTTAGCGAACGTGAGCTTGCCCACCTGCATACCTTGCTACCAACGCCGCCGGCGCATCATCCACATTATGCTTTTCGATTTATCGATCTTTTTGCCGGTATTGGCGGCATACGCCGTGGCTTTGAGGCGATAGGCGGGCAGTGCGTATTGACCAGCGAATGGAACAAGCATGCGGTGCGTACCTACAAAGCGAACAACTATTGTGACCCGCATCAGCATCACTTTAATGAAGACATTCGTGATATCACTCTCAGCCATCATGATGGCGTAAGCGACCAGCAGGCAGCTGAACATATTTGCCAGCATGTCCCTGAGCATGACGTACTGCTAGCCGGTTTTCCCTGTCAGCCGTTCTCTCTGGCGGGTGTATCAAAGAAAAATGCGCTAGGACGTGCACACGGCTTTGCCTGTGATACGCAAGGCACGCTCTTTTTTGACGTGGTGCGCATCCTTGATGCACGTCGTCCGGCAATATTTGTGCTCGAAAACGTCAAAAACCTGAAGAGCCATGACCAGGGAAAAACGTTTCGCATTATTATGCAAACGCTGGATGAGCTGGGTTATGACGTGGCAGATGCTGCGGATAACGGGCCGGACGATCCTAAAATTATTGATGGCCAACACTTTTTGCCTCAGCACCGCGAACGTATTGTCCTTGTGGGGTTCCGCCGCGATCTGAATTTGAAAACAGACTTTACCCTGCGCAATATTGTTACCCGTTATCCACAGCGGCGGGTGACGCTGGCTGAACTCCTTGAACCCACGGTTGATGCGAAATACATATTGACCCCGGTCTTGTGGAAATACCTTTATCGCTATGCGAAAAAGCATCAGGCGCGGGGGAACGGGTTTGGCTACGGCATGGTCTATCCCGGTAATCCCGATAGCGTAACGCGTACATTATCTGCGCGTTATTACAAAGACGGCGCAGAAATCCTGATCGACCGTGGCTGGGACATGGCGTTGGGTGAGCAGGATTTTGACGATCCGCAGAACCAACGGCATCGCCCGCGCAGGTTAACGCCAAGAGAGTGCGCACGTCTGATGGGCTTTGAATCCCCACAAGGCTACCAGTTCCGTATTCCGGTCTCAGATACCCAGGCCTACCGCCAGTTTGGCAATTCGGTCGTAGTACCTGCATTCGCGGCGGTTGCCAAACTGCTGGAGCCGAAAATTAAACAGGCCGTTGCGCTGCGTGAAAAAGAGACTCTGCATGGCAGACGTTCACGATAA
- a CDS encoding very short patch repair endonuclease: MADVHDKATRSKNMRAIATRDTAIEKRLASLLTEQGVSFRVQDAALPGRPDFVVDEYQCVIFTHGCFWHRHTCYLFKTPATRTDFWLDKIGKNVVRDERDREKLQVLGWRVLIVWECALRGREKLDNEALSERVIEWICGGGASAQIDTQGIHLL, encoded by the coding sequence ATGGCAGACGTTCACGATAAGGCAACGCGCAGCAAAAATATGCGGGCGATAGCGACCCGCGATACGGCTATCGAAAAACGGCTTGCCAGCCTACTCACAGAGCAGGGTGTCTCATTTCGCGTGCAGGATGCGGCGTTGCCCGGCCGCCCTGATTTTGTCGTTGATGAGTATCAGTGTGTCATTTTCACCCATGGCTGTTTCTGGCATCGCCATACCTGTTATTTATTTAAAACGCCCGCCACCCGAACGGACTTCTGGCTGGATAAGATCGGTAAAAATGTTGTGCGCGATGAACGGGACCGGGAGAAACTGCAGGTGCTCGGGTGGCGTGTACTGATTGTCTGGGAGTGCGCCTTGCGTGGGCGTGAAAAACTGGATAATGAAGCGCTATCTGAACGTGTCATTGAGTGGATCTGCGGCGGTGGTGCCAGCGCGCAGATCGACACTCAGGGTATTCATTTACTGTAA
- the yedA gene encoding drug/metabolite exporter YedA, producing MRFRQLLPLFSALFALYIIWGSTYFVIRIGVESWPPLMMAGVRFLAAGILLTAFLLIRGHKLPPLRPLLNAALIGILLLAEGNGLVTVAEHQNVPSGIAAVVVATVPLFTLCFSYFFGIKTRKLEWLGIAIGLAGIIMLNSGGNLSGNPWGAVLILIGSMSWAFGSVYGSRITLPVGMMAGAIEMLAAGIVLMCASFLSGEKLTTMPSFSGFMAVGYLALFGSIIAINAYMYLIRNVSPALATSYAYVNPVVAVLLGTGLGGESLALIEWLALGVIVFAVILVTLGKYLFPVKSDAVVTPSEKSLQ from the coding sequence ATGCGTTTCAGGCAATTGTTACCACTTTTCAGCGCGCTTTTCGCGCTGTACATCATTTGGGGTTCCACGTACTTCGTTATTCGCATCGGTGTTGAAAGCTGGCCACCGCTCATGATGGCAGGCGTACGATTTCTCGCTGCGGGAATACTGTTAACCGCATTCTTACTTATTCGCGGTCACAAACTTCCGCCTTTACGTCCCCTGCTCAATGCAGCACTGATCGGTATTCTACTGCTGGCGGAGGGTAACGGCCTGGTGACTGTTGCGGAACATCAAAACGTTCCTTCCGGCATCGCTGCGGTTGTCGTCGCGACGGTACCGCTATTTACACTGTGCTTTAGCTATTTTTTTGGTATCAAAACACGCAAGCTGGAATGGCTTGGGATTGCGATCGGTCTTGCCGGGATCATCATGCTCAATAGCGGTGGAAACTTGAGTGGCAATCCGTGGGGAGCGGTGTTGATCCTGATTGGCTCAATGAGCTGGGCGTTTGGCTCTGTGTACGGTTCGCGTATAACGTTACCCGTTGGCATGATGGCAGGCGCCATTGAAATGTTAGCCGCCGGCATTGTGCTGATGTGCGCATCGTTTCTCTCCGGCGAAAAATTGACCACCATGCCGTCATTTTCCGGTTTTATGGCGGTAGGTTACCTGGCCCTGTTTGGCTCGATTATCGCCATTAATGCTTATATGTATCTGATTCGCAATGTAAGCCCTGCTCTGGCTACCAGTTATGCCTACGTCAACCCGGTAGTGGCGGTGTTATTAGGCACCGGTCTGGGCGGAGAAAGTCTGGCGCTCATTGAGTGGCTGGCGCTGGGCGTGATTGTTTTCGCGGTGATTCTGGTGACGCTGGGTAAATACCTGTTCCCCGTTAAATCAGACGCCGTCGTCACCCCGTCAGAGAAATCGTTACAGTAA
- a CDS encoding DUF808 domain-containing protein yields the protein MAGSSLLTLLDDIATLLDDISMMGKLAAKKTAGVLGDDLSLNAQQVSGVRANRELPVVWSVAKGSFVNKVILVPLALLISAFLPWAITPLLMIGGAFLCFEGVEKVLHTLEARKHKETPEERQLRLASLAAQDPMTFEKDKIKGAVRTDFILSAEIVAITLGIVAEAPLLNQVLVLSGIALAVTIGVYGLVGIIVKLDDIGYWLVEKTSALAQVFGKGLLVVAPWLMKTLSVVGTLAMFLVGGGIVVHGIAPLHHAIEHFAQQQNTFMEIMLPTLLNLVLGFIIGGIVVLLVKAIAKMRGVSH from the coding sequence TTGGCAGGAAGTAGCTTACTCACTTTACTTGATGATATCGCCACGCTTCTCGACGATATCTCCATGATGGGAAAACTGGCCGCGAAAAAGACGGCGGGGGTGTTGGGGGACGACCTGTCTCTAAATGCGCAGCAGGTCTCAGGGGTACGGGCAAATCGCGAACTCCCGGTTGTCTGGAGCGTGGCAAAAGGATCTTTCGTCAACAAAGTTATCCTCGTGCCGCTGGCGTTACTGATCAGCGCTTTTCTTCCCTGGGCTATTACGCCGTTATTAATGATCGGCGGGGCGTTTCTCTGTTTTGAAGGTGTGGAAAAAGTGCTGCATACGCTGGAAGCGCGTAAGCATAAAGAAACCCCGGAAGAGCGCCAGCTGCGCCTGGCGTCCCTTGCGGCCCAGGACCCGATGACGTTTGAGAAAGATAAAATCAAAGGTGCCGTGCGGACTGATTTTATTCTCTCGGCTGAGATCGTTGCGATTACGCTCGGTATTGTGGCTGAAGCGCCACTGTTAAATCAGGTGCTGGTCCTGTCCGGTATTGCTTTAGCGGTGACCATTGGCGTGTACGGTCTGGTGGGGATCATCGTTAAACTCGATGATATCGGATACTGGTTGGTAGAAAAGACCAGCGCACTTGCGCAGGTGTTTGGAAAAGGACTGCTGGTGGTCGCTCCCTGGCTGATGAAAACGCTGTCCGTTGTGGGTACGCTGGCGATGTTTTTGGTCGGTGGCGGCATTGTCGTGCACGGAATTGCGCCGTTGCATCATGCGATTGAACATTTTGCCCAGCAACAGAATACATTCATGGAAATTATGCTTCCAACCCTGCTGAACCTCGTACTCGGGTTTATTATTGGGGGGATTGTCGTACTGCTGGTGAAAGCGATAGCAAAAATGCGAGGCGTTTCGCACTAA